AGTCACCATGTGTTGGGTTGTTGGGTTACTCACCATCCTCAGTCTTTGAATCGCAGCGTTCGCCGACGAAGCCATCGGCGCAGACGCAATAATTGAAGCTATCGGAATTCGCCCAGCGATAGCAATTGCCACCGTTGAGGCAGAAATCGGTTGCATAATTATCCTTGCACGGAAACTTGAAGCTGATGTCCTCCGAGTTGTTTGGTTTGCTTCCACTATTTGTGCTGCtcatcattgttgttgtttttgttgtcgtcgtgGTCATTGTTGGCACAGCATTAATGAGCTTGACAATGGCGGCTTCGCTGGCCAATAGTGGGGTACTGCTGACATCAGGCGGAGGTTCCCCCGTTGCCATTGTGTTTTTTGACAATGATGTCagttctgttgttgctgtagtttttaatgttgatgttgatgtcgatgtcgatgtggatgttgttgtggttgagcTCATGCTCGTCGTCGGCGTTGATTCCTCATCAGTGTCTGTTGACCAAATCTCAGTGGCGCTTTCGCGCTCCGTTGTCACAATTGATGCCAATTCGCCCTCCAAATGATGAAGATCCGTTGGCATTTGGATGATTTGTCTAGAGTTGGTAAACAGCAGCAAGTCCCGTTGTGGCTCGCTGAGTAGTCCATCGGtcttatgttgttgttgttgttgctgctgctgtagttcCATTTGATTCACCAGCTGGACCACATGCTCTTCAATCTCAAGCGTGTGCTGGCGCAACAGTAAAATTCGGCTCGAACAACAATCTGCAGGAGGAAGAGTGGCGAAACAGAAGCCAAAAGAAGAGCATAATGAGAGAGAGTCGTCAGTAAACAGCTGAAACTGCAGATATATGGCAACCCTGGGGCCGTGTTATTGTTTTACCTGTGACTGCGACAATTGTTGACAGCACGAAAATTACTTTCAATATGATTGGCATACAttgaatttgcattattaGAAAAAACGCACGGAACGCAATGCGTTttgaaacaacaaatatttgatcGATTTGTGCTTGTTATGACTTTAAAAACGATATATGAGAAAACAAACGTTCTTTTTTCTACTTATTGACCGTGTCTGTATTCGATGTTTTGATTTGGGAGAATCTTAAGGATCGAGCGGCGTATCGGccgcaaatgcaatttgacgtcgcaacaaaaacaaaaacatattacACATTTGCATCCTCACGcccaacaactacaacaagggctttgctgtggctgctgctgcgttttgttgtagtttactgcaaaataaaaatagaacatTTTACGAcatttgtttttcgattttggcAGCACATTTTctgcttgttgcttgcttgctttgcttttgtcgcacacacgcacacaacaaaaacaatacgCTCTGCTTAGGCGCTTTTTATAGATTAATTATTGGTTGGAATATGGAAAAACGCACCGTAGAATTATTATGGGAACTTTTAATAACTGCAAAATTCAAATGACACGACATTATTTAgtcattattttgttgtctatacatttatatgtatgcaatTTTGTAATCAATTAAGTTAAGGCGCTAGGCGCAAAAAGCTTCCTCGCTGTTGCTGCGGGTGGCTGCTAATTAGACGTTGTTGCGCGAACGTAGGATAAGAGACTGAATGAGAAAAACAGACAACGACAGAACCAGCAGACAGATCAGAGTCGGCGGACAGAcagggacagagagagagagagagaaagctgTACCACTTGTGCGCTCAGTATGAATGAAATAGTAGAAGTGTGCGATAGAGCAGCATAAAGAGATCAATTGCAACGGTATGATAAAATGAAGAGAATGTAGATTTCACTTAAttactcacacatacacatatatgcaAACTATCAGCAGATATACACATCGAATGATCTGATAAGATCCATATATCTGAAGAGGTgatgcataaaataaaaaataagttgcgttttttttttttaacaatttgttgtatcatttttattcttaCATGTCaaatagtaatttattttttatcgcatttatttgaaataattaaacttattgtaatacacaataaatttaaaaattcgttatttgttttacgtagtttgcattttttactGAAGTTTCTATTTGCTTGAAatcattgtatttttttggtttttggttttggtatTACATtagatatattatatgtatgtatatacgaCATCACTTTTTCGTAATTGATATTTCTCCTATGCAATTCTTGTATTCCTAtataaagcaataaataactggtttttccttttttggtttctggttttgttttttttttaaactggGGTTCATCGGCCTAATAAATATTGTGCACTATGACCCCGCATTCCCCCCACTATACAGACTTagtgttatttaaaatgtagttctccattgtttttttttcactatacacaaatatacaatatttacatacattaaa
This window of the Drosophila albomicans strain 15112-1751.03 chromosome 2L, ASM965048v2, whole genome shotgun sequence genome carries:
- the LOC117565375 gene encoding protein gurken-like isoform X4, producing MQIQCMPIILKVIFVLSTIVAVTDCCSSRILLLRQHTLEIEEHVVQLVNQMELQQQQQQQQHKTDGLLSEPQRDLLLFTNSRQIIQMPTDLHHLEGELASIVTTERESATEIWSTDTDEESTPTTSMSSTTTTSTSTSTSTSTLKTTATTELTSLSKNTMATGEPPPDVSSTPLLASEAAIVKLINAVPTMTTTTTKTTTMMSSTNSGSKPNNSEDISFKFPCKDNYATDFCLNGGNCYRWANSDSFNYCVCADGFVGERCDSKTEDGVYVPLQPSMMEPQLKTAHVVFSFPMLILLSTIYVVFGAVFMFRNVLAQRRKQQQLHLHKQRFFVSC